The Candidatus Nitrosotenuis cloacae genome contains a region encoding:
- a CDS encoding MIP/aquaporin family protein translates to MVSGRSWFAESIATFCLVFFGPLSVVMAAAVFGTGLSIEGIIMISLGHGAAIGLMVYAFGHVSGAHINPAVTIAMLVTRRIGVKDAAGYIAFQIIGAIIAAFTLKAILPDLGAKVNYGTQGGPSELLGHSAMSGFALELVFTFFLVTVIFMTAVHKKAPAGMYGLAIGGMIFLLHLVGVPLTGASMNPARTLGPAIASGYWDFHWIYWAGPIIGAVIAGLIMHHIFAKKADAQ, encoded by the coding sequence ATGGTAAGCGGAAGATCCTGGTTTGCAGAATCGATTGCAACCTTTTGCCTCGTATTCTTTGGCCCGCTGTCCGTGGTAATGGCAGCTGCCGTATTTGGAACGGGGCTTTCCATCGAGGGAATAATCATGATATCACTTGGCCACGGCGCCGCAATAGGACTCATGGTGTACGCATTCGGGCACGTATCTGGCGCACACATCAACCCCGCAGTGACAATTGCCATGCTTGTCACAAGGAGAATAGGAGTCAAGGACGCAGCAGGCTACATCGCATTTCAAATCATAGGCGCAATCATTGCGGCATTTACACTAAAGGCAATCCTTCCAGACCTTGGGGCAAAGGTAAACTATGGCACCCAGGGGGGACCAAGCGAGCTGCTGGGCCACTCTGCAATGTCCGGCTTTGCACTTGAGCTGGTGTTCACGTTCTTCCTAGTCACGGTGATATTCATGACCGCAGTCCACAAAAAGGCGCCTGCAGGAATGTACGGCCTTGCAATAGGCGGAATGATATTTCTGCTCCACCTAGTGGGGGTGCCGCTCACCGGCGCATCGATGAACCCGGCGCGAACGCTCGGACCTGCAATAGCATCAGGATACTGGGACTTTCACTGGATATACTGGGCAGGCCCGATAATCGGCGCAGTAATTGCGGGCCTGATAATGCACCACATATTTGCCAAAAAGGCAGACGCGCAATAA
- the bcp gene encoding thioredoxin-dependent thiol peroxidase yields MISEGERVPEFELQDADGNTVKSSDFDGKRFVVYFYPKDFTPGCTIQADEFSKEYSRFKKIGVEIVGISPDDTESHKKFCDKMGIKYVLLSDVGAEVCKRFGVWGKKQFMGREYMGVQRSTFLVDEKGKVFKVYESVKPKGHAEEVLRELSK; encoded by the coding sequence TTGATCTCAGAAGGGGAGAGGGTGCCAGAGTTTGAGCTGCAGGACGCCGACGGAAATACGGTCAAGTCGTCGGACTTTGATGGCAAAAGGTTCGTAGTCTATTTCTATCCAAAGGACTTTACGCCGGGCTGCACCATACAGGCAGACGAGTTCTCAAAAGAGTATTCCAGGTTCAAAAAGATCGGAGTCGAGATAGTGGGGATAAGCCCGGACGATACGGAATCGCACAAAAAGTTCTGCGACAAGATGGGGATAAAGTACGTTTTGCTGTCGGATGTCGGAGCCGAGGTGTGCAAGAGATTTGGAGTCTGGGGCAAAAAGCAGTTCATGGGGCGCGAGTACATGGGGGTGCAGAGGAGCACGTTTTTGGTGGACGAAAAGGGCAAGGTCTTCAAGGTGTACGAGTCGGTAAAGCCCAAGGGACACGCAGAAGAGGTCCTAAGGGAATTGTCAAAGTAA